Genomic window (Arachis hypogaea cultivar Tifrunner chromosome 13, arahy.Tifrunner.gnm2.J5K5, whole genome shotgun sequence):
TGTGTGTGCATTGGTAATATCTTGTTTCAACGAATAATATGTGGTAGGTGTATTCATAAAGTATCTTTGAAAACTCTTTTTTCCCTCTGTTCAGATGATATATGGGGAATgaaataggaaattaaatttgCACTTTCATCACTCCCAAAAGAATTAATTCATAACTATGTATCTCCTGCATGAACTGCTCATTGTTGAATGCCGAGTATATTGTTAAAGTTATTAACCTTTTCACAATCACAGGTTGTGTGAAATATGTGGTGAGACTGCAAAAAATATTTCAGAATCACAGGTTATCAATAATTCATTTATGGAAGAGTGGAACGAAAGTAGGTTCATAGACGGTGGTAATAGTACCTCAATCAGCTTGTTTGGAAGATGCTGGCGTGGACAGCCATTCTGTAACTTTTTGATAGCATGCTTGGTCATAACTTTTGTTCTACCATGGTTCTTCCGTGTAAATATGTTCTAGAAAGAGAGTTAGATACTGTGATGAGTTCTTCATTATTTCCGGCGCACATACTTTGGAACGGGTATTAACCTTGTCCAAATTTCCATATCTCAAGGTTTGTGCCTGAAGCTTCAATGTACAAAAAATGTTACCAGTTAGGGAACTCACGGCCAAATGGTTTCATTATATGAGATTCCACGGATTTGATGTGTGTCTTTTCTTCTGAGATATATACATTGTTCATATAGAGAGATTACTTTAAGGGTCCAAAAAAAGAAAGGGCAAAAAAGTTATTTGTGGTGATTTAGATGTTGTGTTAGAATTCAATACCTaatttgttgaaaaaaaaaagcaaacaaacaataatattttcttctcttggttcctttattttaataaattctttatcttgttttattgtataaaatttgatttgttatatttttggggataattttgacaatttattttatatatatttattattattattatttctgttttattttatccattttttttagttgttcttaagataagatattttgaaagttaaaaaaaaaaagagagagaaggtatttttggtataatttatatataaataagcaaaagaatgatagtgacaaaataaaaaggattataggaatatctttttTGTTGTAGAATCATTGAatagggattataggaatatctttcattgaatatttatagttttatcgaattttcaattaagtccctatactttttttcttttcaattgagtccctaagggtatacaagtaatttcacaattcactaacatttttttaatgtttaacgTTAATAaggattaaattgaaaaaaaaattaacgtatagggacccaattgaaaggaaaaaaagtataaggacctaattgaaaattttgcgaaactatagagaccaacaaagtaattaaacctttttatttttatttcttttaatttactaAACGTATGTATTAAGTGATTGTGTGATTGtatttattaatttgtttatttctttATGTAATTATGCTCATGAGTTATATAGTATTTTTGTCACGTAtatatcatttctttttttttcaataatttatatttttttaatattatttagttataataatattattgaaaatacATGTAGTCAtaattcatgaaaaataaaataaaaaaattgaatatcgtttttaattatcaaaacattAATAATATTTACTATATAAATCAATATTCACTTTACggattttattttatctcttataacataattttatatctctttctctttttttttcttcatttttactaattttttgcacaactaaaatttgattgatgaccataattttttttttaaatttgctaATGTATGTATTAAGTGattgtatttattaatttttctatttctttgtgTAATTATATTCATAAGTTATATAGTGTATTTATCGTTTATATATCACttctttttttcaataatttatatatattttaatattatttatttataataatattattaaaaatacacattttcataatttataaaaaataaaattaaaaaattaaatattatttttaattattaaaacattaacatttttaaaattttttttagtttttgtctctaaatcttaatttttctatttttgtcaaTCGTTCAAACGCTACCTAGGCTAATAGAATTCGGTTATTGCATTTGTTGCCCGCTTCAGCCATCTTGGCAATTTCAGCCTAAAAAAACAGCAGTAGCACCGACCGATGCTGCCACTGCCACCTAAATACATggaccaaacttaaaaaattcaaaaaaaatgaaaagtattTCTTTCTAACACCGTGTTAATATCGGATTTTAACTCTGTAACTCGGCTCTAAACTAGACTAAACTAAACTCATTTTTATATCCTTGAATTTTACTCCTATATAAAAATCAtcactttattttaattaatgtggAGAAGTTTGTAGGTactttggtaaattaaaaattttactaaaaaaatattagaaaactattagaatttattgtttttactatcaataaattatcgatatttaaaaatataaaatttattaaattactaaattaaagaaattagactaaataaattaaattgatgactaaataatagcaaaaaataataatCCTCTAACATTTTTTTTTACTCTATTCAATTTATGTTGTAATATATCCAtaggttattttaatttttaaaaataatttttcgaatttataaaaaaaaaaattgtacttTCTTCTTTAAATGGACTATTCTCTCCTTCCAAAATTGTTAATATATGTCACgacataaatagaataaagcaaaTATGATATTTTTACTCTTAGGGCACCTAAAAGGGTTTCATTAACGTGTACCTATATATTGATGCTTTAGATTGTGAACATTTTCATGTAAAAAAGTTGCGCTACCCCTACCTCAATGGCAATGTATACAGAACGCTGGCTAtattattgatttaaaaaaattatacctttttattgttaaaattttagtttttatatatATGCTGAGTTCAAACTTCTTGAAACCATTGAAAACGAGATAAATTAACTATCACTACTTGATTAATATGGTATTggtaaaaaaaatcacaaaatgctTTAACtggtccttttttttttttttcaaaaagaaaagtaACTAATATATTTGGATCTATTTATGTTGTAAAATAATGGAATGTATCAGAAATTCCAGATTACATGAAACATCAAAGTCTGTGATGAGTTATCACATATAGTTTGGTGCGAAGCTTAACTTGAATGTTGTTGGTGTTGCCAGATATGGTGAAGAACATGCAACAATCATATAAGATTAATAACAGATGAGAGGCAGCTACAGAAATGAtagtatattataattaataagaaaaattatagagATTGAGATGGCGTCACTTGGAAGATGATTTCTTGCGAGGAATGCATTTGTGGATGAGCCCCCCTCCTTCTCCTCCCTCGTTTTCTTCCATTCCCAGCCTGCTGCTTCGTCTGCATAAAAACGCTTGATCATCACTCGTCTCAATTTTTCACGTAATGAGAGTCATAAATGTAACTACCTTTGTTCGTCGTAGGAATTAGATCTGGTGAGTTGTGGCTCCGATGGGGATGGGGCTTGGGCTTTGATGGATTCGAGGAGGCTGCCACTGAAGTATTCCTTATCCTCACATTGCAACTTCCCCACAGTCTCCCTTTTCTTGGTGGTCCCCACATTGCTCTCCAAAGCGGAGCTACCGCACGCTATCAGCTGCAGCAGAACCGAGTGACGACTCGGTGTTGCTCCTTCATCTTCTAACACTCCGCTCATTACCTTGGTGGTTCAGCTTTTCAGCCAGAGTAGCAGCACCTGGAACAGGGGCAGCGCCAAGTGCTGCCGAAACTGTACTTGTGTTGATGTGAAGGAGTTCTTCGGTGGATACACCTCTGGAGCAGCGGGAATGGGGTGTGGTTGTGGAACTCGTTTTATCTCCCTGCTCCTCCTCATCGTCATCaacatcatcatatgcatatccTTGGCGTTCTGAATTGGAATTGATGCGTCTTAATGGTAGAGAGAGATTGAAAAAAAGTAGATGAGAAGAGGGAATGAAGTAGCGTACCGGTGGAAGGTTGAAGAAGCTGAGATCCTTTGAGTACatattcttcttctcctccttgaGAGGGGTGTAGTATATCCTTGGGTGCCAAGTCATGCCAGACGTAACCGCTCTTATACTTCCTTTTACTAGACCATGAGTATTGCAAGGGCATGGCAGTACCTCTGAGAGCCATGAGGCGATCAAACACGTGCTTCAAGCGAAGAGGTAGTTGCGAGGGCAGAAGGGTAAGTTCCATCAAGTGTGGATGCTCTAAGAGCCCGTTTCGGGAGAGGTAGTAAACAACTTGAACCTTCCTGCTACCTGAACAACGAGGACTGGGACCGGGACCGGGACCCTTCAACCTCCACGTTTTTACACGCTCAGGGCTCGTCTCTCTCTTGCTCCTCCATAATC
Coding sequences:
- the LOC112733289 gene encoding protein SOSEKI 2 yields the protein MEVGSERERLWRSKRETSPERVKTWRLKGPGPGPSPRCSGSRKVQVVYYLSRNGLLEHPHLMELTLLPSQLPLRLKHVFDRLMALRGTAMPLQYSWSSKRKYKSGYVWHDLAPKDILHPSQGGEEEYVLKGSQLLQPSTERQGYAYDDVDDDEEEQGDKTSSTTTPHSRCSRGVSTEELLHINTSTVSAALGAAPVPGAATLAEKLNHQGNERSVRR